One genomic segment of Caldimonas brevitalea includes these proteins:
- the otnI gene encoding 2-oxo-tetronate isomerase, with amino-acid sequence MPRFAANLSFLYAEHAFLDRFAAAARDGFRGVEFLFPYDWPTLDVTRRVESEGLSVVLFNAPCGDWAGGERGLACLPGREAEFRDGVERALAYATALRCPRVHVMAGLAPAGVERQRLQAVYVENLQWAAARAAAAGLALTVEPINPRDMPGYFLNRQDDAHEVVALVGAPNLGVQMDLYHCQIVEGDVSTRLQRHLPTGRVTHLQIAGVPERHEPDSGELHYPHLFELVDRLDYAGWIGCEYRPRRGAVPNGTTQGLGWLRRLQGQGT; translated from the coding sequence ATGCCACGCTTTGCCGCCAACCTTTCGTTCTTGTACGCCGAACACGCCTTTCTGGACCGCTTCGCCGCAGCCGCGCGCGACGGCTTCCGCGGTGTCGAATTTCTCTTTCCCTACGACTGGCCGACCCTCGATGTGACAAGACGTGTGGAAAGCGAGGGACTCAGTGTGGTGTTGTTCAACGCGCCTTGCGGCGACTGGGCCGGTGGCGAGCGCGGCCTCGCCTGTCTGCCCGGGCGCGAGGCGGAGTTCCGGGACGGCGTCGAGCGCGCACTCGCTTACGCCACCGCCCTGCGCTGCCCGCGCGTCCACGTGATGGCCGGGCTGGCGCCGGCCGGCGTCGAACGCCAGCGGCTGCAGGCCGTGTACGTCGAGAACCTGCAATGGGCGGCGGCCCGGGCCGCGGCGGCCGGCCTCGCACTGACGGTCGAGCCGATCAACCCGCGTGACATGCCCGGCTATTTCCTGAACCGGCAAGACGACGCGCACGAGGTGGTGGCGCTGGTCGGCGCGCCCAACCTCGGCGTGCAGATGGACCTCTACCACTGCCAGATCGTGGAGGGCGACGTGTCGACCCGGCTGCAACGCCACCTCCCCACCGGCCGCGTGACCCATCTGCAGATCGCCGGCGTGCCCGAGCGGCACGAGCCCGACAGCGGCGAGCTGCACTATCCGCACCTGTTCGAGCTGGTCGATCGCCTCGACTACGCCGGGTGGATCGGCTGCGAGTACCGCCCGCGGCGGGGGGCCGTGCCGAACGGCACCACCCAGGGTTTGGGCTGGCTGCGCCGCTTGCAAGGCCAGGGCACCTGA
- the rtcA gene encoding RNA 3'-terminal phosphate cyclase — MNTRAPLALDGSQGEGGGQILRTSLALSMLTGRPFEIHSIRAKRSKPGLMRQHLVCVQAAAQISGAQVEGAELGSQDLKFTPGRVRAGDYRFAISSAGSCTLVLQTVLPPLLFAQQPSRIELCGGTHNPMAPPYHFLERSYLPLLRRLGADVTLELRRHGFYPAGGGEVYATVHPVVGALRPYRLAERGELRGAYAESLVAGVPRAVAQRQLEVLGRSLGWSGPQLRTPGMRQNEGPGNVLMATLEYEHVTEVFTQFGERGVPAEQVAQRLVTEVRAFQASAAAVGPHLADQLALLIALAGGGAFTTSEITQHTRTNLLVVQQFLPVRFETKALEGGWWVEVNGRAATVESE; from the coding sequence ATGAACACTCGGGCCCCGTTGGCCCTGGACGGCTCGCAGGGCGAGGGCGGCGGGCAAATCCTGCGGACCTCGCTCGCGCTGTCGATGCTGACGGGCCGTCCCTTCGAAATCCACAGCATCCGCGCCAAGCGCAGCAAGCCGGGGCTGATGCGGCAGCACCTCGTTTGTGTGCAGGCCGCGGCGCAGATCAGCGGCGCGCAGGTCGAAGGCGCCGAGCTGGGGTCGCAAGACCTCAAGTTCACGCCGGGTCGCGTGCGCGCCGGCGACTACCGCTTTGCGATCTCCAGTGCCGGCAGTTGCACGCTGGTGCTGCAAACGGTGTTGCCGCCCTTGCTGTTCGCGCAGCAACCCAGCCGCATCGAGCTGTGCGGCGGCACGCACAACCCGATGGCGCCGCCCTACCATTTCCTCGAGCGGTCGTACCTGCCCTTGCTGCGCCGCCTGGGCGCGGACGTGACACTGGAGTTGCGACGTCACGGCTTTTATCCGGCTGGCGGCGGTGAGGTGTACGCGACGGTCCACCCGGTGGTGGGTGCGTTGCGGCCCTACCGGCTGGCCGAGCGCGGCGAGTTGCGTGGGGCCTACGCCGAAAGCCTGGTGGCCGGAGTGCCGCGGGCCGTGGCGCAACGCCAGCTGGAAGTATTGGGCCGCTCGCTCGGATGGAGCGGACCGCAGTTGCGCACCCCCGGCATGCGGCAGAACGAAGGGCCGGGCAATGTGCTGATGGCCACGCTCGAGTACGAACACGTGACCGAAGTGTTCACGCAGTTCGGCGAACGGGGGGTGCCGGCCGAGCAGGTGGCTCAACGGTTGGTGACCGAGGTGCGGGCCTTCCAGGCCAGCGCAGCGGCGGTCGGTCCCCACCTCGCCGACCAGCTGGCGCTGTTGATTGCGCTGGCCGGCGGCGGGGCCTTCACGACCAGCGAAATCACCCAGCACACCCGTACAAATTTACTCGTGGTGCAGCAGTTCTTGCCGGTGCGGTTCGAGACGAAAGCGCTGGAAGGCGGGTGGTGGGTCGAGGTGAACGGTCGTGCGGCGACGGTCGAATCCGAATGA